One genomic region from Trueperaceae bacterium encodes:
- a CDS encoding DeoR family transcriptional regulator, translated as MKERRTRVLELVAESYIATAHPVASGHIAARLEVSPATVRYDFGSLESAGLLQQPHTSAGRIPTALGFRVYAKSLLPPRPLRAAQQSRLDEHLKGAEGDDLLALASRLAAELSGYAVTIHLPADDALHILEIHLSQLASNRLLAVVVLENGLVRQLGVTVDPAPHGDVIDDAERNLRQLAQPVGEVPSALLELANRADAELSRTLVALARAWHDLQPPRVFREGFSHLLDEPEGADPSFMRLALESLESESRNASLRGAKGMSDYADASEPVPPAGAAGSAAGREPAGRGTEGELFVDLDERVARVGASFSLGRSSGHLAIVGPARMRYPETLSVAQGLARALERPGRA; from the coding sequence ATGAAGGAGCGTAGGACACGGGTCCTCGAGCTGGTGGCCGAGTCGTACATCGCCACCGCCCACCCCGTAGCGTCAGGCCACATCGCCGCGCGCCTCGAGGTGAGCCCCGCCACCGTCCGCTACGACTTCGGCTCGCTGGAGAGCGCCGGCCTGCTCCAGCAGCCCCATACTTCGGCCGGCCGCATCCCGACCGCGCTCGGCTTCCGCGTGTACGCCAAGAGCCTCCTGCCGCCGCGCCCCCTGCGCGCCGCCCAACAGAGCCGCCTCGACGAGCACCTGAAGGGCGCGGAAGGCGACGACCTGCTCGCCCTCGCCTCGCGCCTGGCGGCGGAGCTGTCCGGCTACGCCGTCACCATCCACCTGCCGGCGGACGACGCGCTGCACATCCTCGAGATCCACCTGTCACAGCTCGCCTCCAACCGACTCCTCGCGGTCGTCGTCCTCGAGAACGGCCTCGTGCGCCAGCTCGGCGTCACCGTCGACCCCGCCCCGCACGGCGACGTGATCGACGACGCCGAGCGCAACCTGAGGCAACTGGCCCAACCGGTCGGCGAGGTCCCTTCCGCGCTGCTCGAGCTCGCCAACCGCGCCGACGCCGAGCTGAGCCGCACGCTCGTGGCGCTCGCGCGCGCTTGGCACGACCTGCAGCCGCCGCGCGTCTTCAGGGAGGGGTTCAGCCACCTGCTGGACGAGCCGGAGGGCGCGGACCCGAGCTTCATGCGCCTGGCCCTCGAGTCGCTCGAGTCGGAGTCGAGGAACGCGTCTCTCCGCGGCGCCAAGGGCATGAGCGACTACGCCGACGCTTCCGAGCCGGTACCTCCGGCGGGCGCGGCAGGCTCCGCGGCGGGTAGGGAGCCGGCCGGTCGCGGCACCGAGGGTGAGCTCTTCGTCGACCTCGACGAGCGCGTAGCGCGCGTAGGGGCCTCCTTCTCGCTCGGGCGCTCGAGCGGTCACCTGGCCATCGTCGGGCCGGCACGGATGCGTTACCCGGAGACGCTCTCGGTAGCGCAGGGCCTGGCCCGCGCCTTGGAGCGCCCCGGTAGAGCCTGA
- a CDS encoding ABC transporter permease, whose translation MAGRGARLAGRGNLIVGAVLVGVVAAAALLSFAWLPTDPLKMDFVSQLKPPSGKYLLGTDHFGRDLLSRVLVGARSTLYVGFIAVGLALSVGGFLGAVAGFLGGVLDEVVMRLVDVAYAFPAILMALLLAAVYKPGTLTAMVAIGIASVPIFARIARSSVLSLKERDYVEAGRALGVRSGRLLLRHILPGALGPLIVQASLSLAVAVLAEAALSFLGLGTPPDVPSWGNMLREAQGFMAMSPYPALVPGLAIVWTVLGWSLLGDGLRDLWDPRA comes from the coding sequence ATGGCCGGGCGAGGCGCGCGTTTGGCGGGGCGCGGCAACCTGATAGTGGGAGCGGTGCTCGTAGGCGTCGTCGCTGCGGCCGCGCTCCTGAGCTTCGCCTGGCTGCCTACCGACCCGCTGAAGATGGACTTCGTGAGCCAGCTCAAGCCGCCCTCGGGCAAGTACCTCCTCGGCACCGACCACTTCGGCCGCGACCTGCTCTCGCGCGTACTCGTCGGGGCGCGCTCCACGCTCTACGTCGGCTTCATCGCCGTCGGCCTCGCCCTGAGCGTCGGGGGCTTCCTCGGCGCCGTCGCCGGCTTCCTCGGCGGCGTGCTCGACGAGGTCGTCATGCGTCTCGTCGACGTGGCGTACGCCTTCCCTGCCATCCTGATGGCGCTGCTCCTCGCCGCCGTCTACAAGCCCGGCACCCTGACAGCCATGGTCGCCATCGGCATCGCGTCGGTGCCGATCTTCGCGCGCATCGCCCGCTCGAGCGTGCTCAGCCTGAAGGAGCGCGACTACGTCGAGGCCGGCCGCGCGCTCGGCGTGCGGAGCGGCCGGCTCCTGCTGCGCCACATCCTCCCGGGCGCACTGGGGCCACTGATCGTGCAAGCGAGCCTCAGCCTCGCCGTGGCCGTTCTGGCCGAGGCGGCGCTCTCGTTCCTCGGCCTCGGGACCCCGCCGGACGTGCCGAGCTGGGGCAACATGCTGCGCGAGGCGCAAGGCTTCATGGCCATGAGCCCCTACCCCGCCCTCGTGCCCGGCCTCGCCATCGTGTGGACGGTCCTCGGTTGGAGCCTCCTAGGCGACGGGTTGAGGGACCTGTGGGACCCGCGGGCATGA
- a CDS encoding Mrp/NBP35 family ATP-binding protein, translating to MDVTRDRVLEALKGVNDPELNQDLVTLGMVDSVAVDGDAVKLQITLTTPACPLKAKIEQDVRTAVARHTGATAVEIVFGSKVRGPAQMPLPGVRNVIAVGSGKGGVGKSTVAANLAAALHLEGAQVGLLDADIYGPSQSKMYGVEGKRLMADDEKHILPLRNHGVKVISIANLVEDGQALTWRGPILHGTLTQLLKQTVWGELDYLIVDLPPGTGDVQLSLSQLVPVTGMVLVTTPQAVALVDVKRAYTMARKTHIPVLGVIENMSYYALPDGTRDYIFGEGGAAGWAESERLPLLGRVPITRRLRESGDGGVPIVVSDPENASSIELRRAARLTAGQISIQSQNALPMVG from the coding sequence ATGGACGTCACTCGCGACCGCGTACTCGAGGCCCTCAAGGGCGTCAACGATCCGGAACTCAACCAGGACCTCGTCACCCTCGGCATGGTGGACTCCGTCGCCGTCGACGGCGACGCCGTCAAGCTCCAGATCACCCTCACGACGCCCGCCTGCCCCCTCAAGGCGAAGATCGAACAGGACGTGCGCACGGCCGTCGCTAGGCACACGGGCGCGACCGCCGTGGAGATAGTCTTCGGCTCCAAGGTCCGCGGACCGGCGCAGATGCCGCTGCCGGGGGTGCGCAACGTCATCGCCGTCGGCTCGGGCAAGGGCGGGGTGGGCAAGTCGACCGTGGCGGCCAACCTGGCGGCCGCCCTGCACCTCGAGGGGGCGCAGGTCGGCCTGCTCGACGCCGACATCTACGGTCCGAGCCAGAGCAAGATGTACGGCGTCGAGGGCAAGCGCCTCATGGCGGACGACGAGAAGCACATCCTCCCCCTGCGCAACCACGGTGTGAAGGTCATCTCGATCGCCAACCTGGTCGAGGACGGCCAGGCGCTCACGTGGCGCGGCCCCATCCTCCACGGCACCCTCACGCAGCTCCTGAAGCAGACGGTGTGGGGCGAGCTCGACTACCTGATCGTCGACCTGCCGCCCGGCACCGGCGACGTGCAGCTCTCGCTCTCCCAGCTCGTGCCGGTCACGGGCATGGTGCTCGTCACCACCCCGCAGGCGGTGGCGCTCGTCGACGTCAAGCGCGCCTACACGATGGCGCGTAAGACGCACATCCCGGTGCTGGGGGTGATCGAGAACATGAGCTACTACGCGCTGCCGGACGGCACCCGCGACTACATCTTCGGCGAGGGCGGGGCCGCCGGCTGGGCCGAGAGCGAGCGGCTGCCCCTGCTCGGCCGCGTCCCCATCACGCGCAGGCTCCGCGAGAGCGGCGACGGCGGCGTGCCGATCGTCGTCTCGGACCCCGAGAACGCCAGCTCGATCGAGCTGCGGCGCGCGGCGCGGCTGACGGCTGGGCAGATCAGCATCCAGTCGCAGAACGCCCTACCCATGGTGGGGTGA
- a CDS encoding helix-turn-helix transcriptional regulator — protein MASKPPSVNIIAADESYHRLVQEALDQVTASPPRWQAAAAQLVLDFPLTWAMTRMTDMNSVERAKTVVVTQGSHPAYLDMLASHHVSGVVEVGDMRMLVAGIYAAASSLKTYQWRSGLTYMELRVTRLLLQGLDTAASADHLRVAQKTVNAHVSNILSKLGLESRTQYLAALVAHHPAVP, from the coding sequence ATGGCCAGCAAGCCACCCTCGGTCAACATCATCGCAGCTGACGAGAGCTACCACCGCTTGGTGCAGGAAGCTCTCGACCAGGTCACGGCGTCCCCGCCGAGGTGGCAGGCGGCCGCGGCACAGCTGGTTCTCGACTTCCCCCTGACCTGGGCCATGACGCGCATGACCGACATGAACAGCGTGGAGCGCGCCAAGACGGTGGTCGTCACCCAAGGCAGCCACCCCGCCTACCTCGACATGTTGGCGAGCCACCACGTCTCGGGCGTCGTCGAGGTCGGCGACATGCGCATGCTGGTGGCCGGCATCTACGCGGCGGCTTCCTCGCTGAAGACGTACCAGTGGCGCAGCGGCCTGACGTACATGGAGCTGCGAGTCACGAGGTTGCTCCTCCAGGGTCTCGACACCGCGGCCAGCGCCGACCACCTGCGCGTGGCGCAGAAGACCGTCAACGCGCACGTCTCGAACATCCTCAGCAAGCTCGGCCTCGAGTCGCGCACTCAGTACCTGGCGGCGCTCGTCGCCCATCACCCTGCCGTCCCATAG
- the hutH gene encoding histidine ammonia-lyase, which yields MTKTFQLGSELTLAALEGVARGDWRVVLPPAVEQRLASNRAFVDALLARGDTAYGVTTGFGRFATTRIGPADVRTLQRNLLLSHAVGVGEPFPPEVVRAMLLLRAQSLAHAASGVRPAVVALLAQLLERRVHPVVPSQGSVGASGDLAPLAHMALVLIGEGEAEVEGERLPGAAALARVGLEPLTLEAKEGLALINGTQAMTALLALALLDAERLAAAADVAAAMTIEALLGSHAPFDPAVTRLRPHSGALAVSANMRAILADSQVVLSHADCDRVQDPYSLRAVPQVHGATRGALAHVREVVETELASVTDNPLIVTDDGHQRVISAGNFHGQPLALAADYAAIAVAELANISERRVEQLVNPALSGLPGFLTEHGGLDSGLMVAQYTAAALVSENKVLAHPASVDSIPTSANQEDHVSMGAHACRKLGSVLRNARYVIAVELLAAAQGLDFRAPLVPGRGAAAAHAHIRERVPHLGHDRYLKPDLEAVHSTLADGGLLAAVVAAGVELA from the coding sequence TTGACCAAGACCTTTCAGCTCGGTTCCGAGCTGACCCTGGCGGCGCTCGAGGGCGTGGCGCGCGGCGACTGGCGCGTGGTGTTGCCGCCCGCCGTCGAGCAGCGGCTCGCGTCCAACCGCGCGTTCGTCGACGCGCTGCTCGCGCGCGGCGACACGGCGTACGGCGTGACCACCGGCTTCGGGCGCTTCGCGACGACGCGCATCGGCCCGGCCGACGTGAGGACGTTGCAGCGCAACCTCCTCCTCTCCCACGCCGTCGGCGTCGGCGAGCCGTTCCCACCCGAGGTCGTGCGCGCCATGCTCCTCCTGCGCGCCCAGTCCTTGGCGCACGCCGCTTCGGGCGTGCGCCCCGCCGTCGTTGCCCTGCTCGCGCAGCTCCTCGAGCGCCGTGTCCACCCGGTGGTGCCGTCGCAAGGCTCGGTCGGGGCCTCCGGCGACCTGGCGCCGCTCGCGCACATGGCGCTCGTCCTCATCGGCGAGGGCGAGGCCGAGGTCGAGGGGGAGCGCCTGCCCGGCGCCGCCGCCCTCGCGCGGGTCGGTCTCGAGCCGCTCACGCTCGAGGCGAAGGAGGGGCTCGCGCTCATCAACGGCACGCAGGCGATGACCGCGCTCCTCGCCCTGGCGCTGCTCGACGCCGAGCGGCTCGCCGCGGCGGCCGACGTGGCCGCCGCGATGACCATCGAGGCGCTCCTGGGCAGCCACGCCCCGTTCGACCCGGCCGTCACCCGCCTGCGCCCGCACTCGGGGGCGCTCGCCGTGAGCGCCAACATGCGCGCCATCCTGGCCGACTCTCAGGTCGTCCTCTCCCACGCCGACTGCGACCGCGTGCAGGACCCGTACTCCCTGCGCGCCGTGCCCCAGGTCCATGGGGCCACGCGCGGGGCGCTCGCGCACGTGCGCGAGGTCGTCGAGACGGAGCTCGCCTCCGTGACGGACAACCCCCTGATCGTCACGGACGACGGCCACCAGCGCGTCATCAGCGCCGGCAACTTCCACGGTCAGCCCCTGGCGCTGGCCGCCGACTACGCCGCCATCGCGGTCGCGGAGCTGGCCAACATCTCGGAGCGGCGCGTCGAACAGCTCGTCAACCCGGCTCTGTCCGGCCTGCCCGGCTTCCTGACCGAGCACGGCGGCCTCGACTCCGGCCTGATGGTGGCGCAGTACACGGCCGCGGCCCTCGTGAGCGAGAACAAGGTACTGGCCCACCCGGCTTCCGTGGACTCCATCCCCACGAGCGCCAACCAGGAGGACCACGTCTCCATGGGCGCCCACGCCTGCCGCAAGCTGGGGTCCGTGTTGCGCAACGCGCGCTACGTGATCGCCGTCGAGCTGCTCGCGGCGGCGCAGGGGCTCGACTTCAGGGCGCCCCTCGTGCCCGGTAGGGGCGCGGCGGCCGCCCACGCGCACATCCGCGAGCGCGTGCCGCACCTGGGCCACGACCGTTACCTCAAGCCCGACCTGGAGGCCGTCCACTCGACCCTGGCAGACGGCGGCCTCCTGGCCGCGGTGGTCGCCGCCGGCGTGGAGCTCGCGTGA
- a CDS encoding arginase family protein produces MSGARHTELPFTGPATFFKAPFVPVAELAELAAPEGARSGDAGSGRPGLAPVGYDVGLLGVPFDFAVGFRPGARFAPAALRAASGRYVLPPEGFYDQETDTFRLAGARLVDAGDVDVAQLETAVSHDRITAAARALRAAVGLPVFVGGDHSVSYPLLRAFDDVRELHVVQLDAHLDYSEARNATRYANSSPFRRAVEALPGLKHITVVGLRGVRADAEAFRAARARGHKLLGARAVRAGLAEAVEGLPRGVDVYLSVDVDALDAAELPGTGSPEPEGLTYGELRDLVTATFARNRVVGMDLMELAPELDPTGRSALLAARLLAEALAAWWETRGSK; encoded by the coding sequence GTGAGCGGCGCCCGGCACACGGAGTTGCCGTTCACTGGGCCCGCCACGTTCTTCAAGGCGCCGTTCGTGCCGGTGGCCGAGCTGGCCGAGTTGGCCGCGCCGGAAGGCGCGCGCTCCGGCGACGCCGGCTCCGGGCGGCCGGGCCTGGCGCCGGTCGGCTACGACGTGGGCCTCCTCGGTGTGCCCTTCGACTTCGCCGTCGGCTTCAGGCCGGGCGCGCGCTTCGCCCCGGCCGCCTTACGCGCCGCCAGCGGCCGGTACGTGCTGCCGCCCGAGGGCTTCTACGACCAGGAGACGGACACGTTCCGTCTGGCGGGCGCGCGGCTGGTGGACGCCGGCGACGTCGACGTGGCGCAGCTGGAGACGGCGGTCAGCCACGACAGGATCACCGCGGCCGCGCGAGCGCTGCGCGCGGCCGTCGGGTTGCCCGTGTTCGTGGGCGGCGACCACTCGGTGAGCTATCCGCTCCTGCGGGCGTTCGACGACGTGCGCGAGCTGCACGTCGTGCAGCTCGACGCCCACCTCGACTACTCGGAGGCGCGCAACGCCACGCGCTACGCGAACTCCAGTCCGTTCAGGCGCGCCGTCGAGGCCCTGCCTGGCCTGAAGCACATCACGGTCGTCGGGCTGCGCGGGGTCCGCGCCGACGCCGAAGCCTTCCGCGCCGCTCGTGCACGCGGGCACAAGCTCCTGGGCGCGCGCGCCGTGCGCGCCGGGCTCGCGGAGGCGGTCGAGGGCCTGCCGCGGGGCGTCGACGTCTACCTGAGCGTCGACGTCGACGCGCTGGACGCCGCGGAGCTGCCCGGCACCGGCAGCCCCGAGCCCGAGGGCCTTACCTACGGCGAGCTGCGCGACCTCGTGACCGCTACGTTCGCCCGCAACCGCGTGGTGGGCATGGACCTCATGGAGCTGGCGCCCGAGTTGGACCCGACCGGCAGGAGCGCGCTCCTCGCGGCGCGGCTGCTGGCGGAGGCGTTGGCGGCGTGGTGGGAGACTCGGGGCTCGAAGTAG
- the guaA gene encoding glutamine-hydrolyzing GMP synthase, with the protein MPDAKTSANTSTSTSIVVVDYGSQYSHLITRRLRELQVLSVLVPAAATAEQIAAHAPAGVILSGGPNSVNDAGAPRLTQGLLDLGLPVLGVCYGMQLLAKELGGNVGGGGAREYGKAPLERYSGELFAGVEGKFIAWMSHGDSVTRVPSGFTVTAVSEGGAAAAMEDRARHLYGLQFHPEVHHTAKGMAVLERFVELTGVARDWTPDAIVEASIASVRRTVGANERVLLGISGGVDSTTLGLLLHRALGDRLVAVFVDHGLLRLGEAEEVERALRSLGVNLTVVDAADRFLAALTGVTDPEEKRKIIGREFVEVFSQEARRQQDAGPIRYLAQGTLYPDVIESAGVPGAANIKSHHNVGGLPKDLGFELLEPFRALFKDEVREVAERLGLPPHLRDRHPFPGPGLAVRIIGDVTREKLEVLRRVDDVFISALREFDLYHDTWQAFAVLTPLRSVGVMGDSRTYANTVALRAVSSVDGMTADWTRLPSEFLATVANRIVNGVPEVNRVVYDITSKPPATIEWE; encoded by the coding sequence ATGCCTGACGCCAAGACCAGCGCCAACACCAGCACCAGCACCAGCATCGTCGTAGTCGACTACGGCTCGCAGTACAGCCACCTCATAACGCGGCGCCTCCGCGAGCTCCAGGTCCTGTCCGTGCTCGTCCCGGCGGCGGCGACGGCGGAGCAGATCGCGGCGCACGCCCCGGCCGGCGTGATCCTATCGGGAGGGCCGAACAGCGTGAACGACGCCGGCGCGCCGCGCCTGACGCAGGGGCTGCTCGACCTCGGCCTACCCGTCCTCGGCGTGTGCTACGGCATGCAGCTCCTCGCCAAGGAGCTGGGCGGCAACGTGGGTGGCGGCGGCGCGCGCGAGTACGGCAAGGCGCCCCTCGAGCGCTACTCCGGCGAGCTCTTCGCGGGCGTCGAGGGCAAGTTCATCGCCTGGATGAGCCACGGCGACTCGGTGACGCGCGTGCCGTCGGGCTTCACCGTCACCGCCGTGTCGGAGGGCGGGGCCGCCGCCGCGATGGAGGACCGGGCACGACACCTGTACGGCCTGCAGTTCCACCCCGAGGTGCACCACACGGCGAAGGGCATGGCCGTGCTCGAGCGCTTCGTGGAGCTGACCGGCGTGGCGCGCGACTGGACGCCTGACGCGATCGTCGAGGCTAGCATCGCGAGCGTGCGCAGGACGGTCGGCGCGAACGAACGCGTGCTGCTCGGCATCTCCGGCGGCGTCGACTCCACCACGCTCGGCCTGCTGCTGCACCGGGCGCTCGGGGACCGGCTCGTGGCGGTGTTCGTCGACCACGGCCTGCTGCGGCTCGGCGAGGCGGAGGAGGTGGAGCGTGCCCTGCGCTCGCTCGGCGTCAACCTCACCGTCGTCGACGCGGCCGACCGGTTCCTCGCCGCGCTGACCGGCGTCACCGACCCGGAGGAGAAGCGCAAGATCATCGGACGGGAGTTCGTCGAGGTGTTCTCGCAGGAGGCGCGGCGCCAGCAGGACGCCGGGCCCATCCGCTACCTCGCCCAGGGCACCCTCTACCCCGACGTCATCGAGTCGGCCGGCGTGCCGGGCGCGGCCAACATCAAGTCGCACCACAACGTCGGCGGCCTGCCGAAGGACCTCGGCTTCGAGCTGCTGGAGCCGTTCAGGGCGCTCTTCAAGGACGAGGTGCGCGAGGTGGCGGAACGCCTGGGCCTCCCCCCGCACCTGCGCGACCGGCACCCGTTCCCCGGCCCCGGCCTGGCGGTGCGCATCATCGGCGACGTGACGCGCGAGAAGCTCGAGGTCCTGCGGCGCGTCGACGACGTCTTCATCTCGGCACTGCGCGAGTTCGACCTCTACCACGACACCTGGCAGGCCTTCGCGGTCCTGACCCCGCTGCGCTCCGTCGGCGTCATGGGCGACTCCCGCACCTACGCCAACACCGTCGCCCTGCGCGCCGTGTCGAGCGTCGACGGCATGACGGCCGACTGGACGCGCCTGCCGAGCGAGTTCCTCGCCACGGTCGCGAACCGCATCGTCAACGGCGTGCCCGAGGTCAACCGCGTCGTGTACGACATCACCAGCAAGCCGCCGGCCACCATCGAGTGGGAGTGA
- a CDS encoding valine--tRNA ligase produces the protein MAELIQADDLPSRYDPAALEARWAERWAREPFAADARSAKPPFCIVIPPPNVTGNLHLGHAFDNTIIDVLIRFKRMQGFEALFQPGTDHAGISTQVQVEKALRKEGTSRRELGREAFLERVWEWKERYGGIILEQLQRLGVSADWTRARFTMDEGLSRAVRRQFVELYHAGLVYRGERIVNWDPVSRTVLSDLEVDREERPGKLYELAYALQAPDGRGHDGEITIATVRPETIFADVAVALHPDDPRAAALVGRRARIPLTDRYVPIILDEAVELGFGTGALKITPAHDPTDFEIGERHGLPRPSVIDLDARLAGELVPEELRGLDRFEARAEVVALLAAGGHLRGERDHAIALGLSQRTGEPVEPILSLQWFYDTDSIAARALAGLEAGEIAVVPERYAKVNKDWLAKLRHWTISRQLWWGHRIPAWYDADGNVYVPPVDRPDLDPTDDPRYAGIELRQDEDVFDTWFSSNLWPFSTLGWPDEADPFFLKFYPTSVLVTGYDILFFWVARMELAAYQFTDRKPFDTVVLHGLVLDANGQKMSKSKGNGIDPLQVIEQHGADALRFAMGYASTGGQDVRWDDRRVEMGRNYATKLWNAARFALLNLQGESPRDDGGALRPVKLADRWILSRLQRTIRVVTDALEAFDLGAATRALYDFTWSEFCDWYLEAAKPALKEADEATRATLRRVLEAVLAMQHPLMPFVTSELYAALGHEGQLALAEWPRGDESLVDQAAEDDFARLQGAIQAVRSLRSEADLSPTARLVVSVAGEGAALIEREAAVFEAVARARPEPRAADAGPSLTSALPGLEVRLPLAGQVDVTEYLARQRKRLASLEEERLRSERKLGNEKFVANAPAEVVAEERRRAAEAGELAARLRSLLARLGGDEA, from the coding sequence ATGGCCGAGCTCATCCAAGCCGACGACCTGCCGAGCCGCTACGACCCGGCCGCGCTGGAAGCGCGCTGGGCGGAGCGCTGGGCGCGCGAGCCGTTCGCCGCCGACGCGCGCAGCGCCAAGCCGCCCTTCTGCATCGTCATCCCGCCGCCCAACGTCACGGGCAACCTGCACTTGGGGCACGCCTTCGACAACACCATCATCGACGTCCTCATCCGCTTCAAGCGCATGCAGGGGTTCGAGGCGCTGTTCCAGCCCGGCACGGACCACGCCGGCATCAGCACGCAGGTGCAGGTCGAGAAGGCGCTGCGCAAGGAGGGGACGAGCCGCCGGGAGCTCGGGCGCGAGGCGTTCCTCGAGCGCGTCTGGGAGTGGAAAGAGCGCTACGGGGGGATCATCCTCGAGCAGCTCCAGCGCCTCGGCGTCAGCGCCGACTGGACGCGCGCCCGCTTCACAATGGACGAGGGCCTGTCGCGCGCCGTCCGCCGCCAGTTCGTCGAGCTCTACCACGCAGGGCTCGTCTACCGCGGCGAACGCATCGTCAACTGGGACCCGGTCAGCCGGACGGTCCTCTCGGACCTGGAGGTCGACCGCGAGGAGCGGCCGGGCAAGCTCTACGAGCTGGCCTACGCGCTCCAGGCACCCGACGGGCGAGGCCACGACGGCGAGATCACGATCGCCACCGTGCGCCCCGAGACGATCTTCGCGGACGTGGCCGTGGCCCTCCACCCGGACGACCCGCGCGCGGCGGCCCTCGTGGGGCGGCGCGCGCGCATCCCCCTCACGGACCGCTACGTTCCGATCATCCTCGACGAGGCCGTGGAGCTCGGCTTCGGCACCGGCGCGTTGAAGATCACGCCGGCGCACGACCCGACGGACTTCGAGATCGGCGAGAGGCACGGCCTCCCGCGCCCGAGCGTCATCGACCTGGACGCGCGCCTGGCCGGCGAGCTGGTGCCGGAGGAGCTGCGCGGCCTCGACCGCTTCGAGGCGCGCGCCGAGGTCGTGGCGCTGCTCGCCGCCGGCGGTCACCTGCGAGGGGAGCGCGATCACGCCATCGCCCTCGGCCTGTCGCAGCGCACGGGCGAGCCCGTCGAGCCCATCCTGTCCTTGCAGTGGTTCTACGACACGGACTCCATCGCGGCGCGCGCGCTCGCCGGGCTGGAGGCCGGCGAGATCGCGGTGGTGCCCGAGCGCTACGCGAAGGTGAACAAGGACTGGCTCGCGAAGCTGCGCCACTGGACGATCTCTCGCCAGCTCTGGTGGGGCCACCGCATCCCCGCTTGGTACGACGCGGACGGCAACGTCTACGTGCCGCCCGTGGACCGGCCCGACCTCGACCCCACGGACGACCCCCGCTACGCCGGCATCGAGCTGCGGCAGGACGAGGACGTGTTCGACACGTGGTTCTCCTCCAACCTCTGGCCGTTCAGCACCCTGGGGTGGCCCGACGAGGCGGACCCGTTCTTCCTGAAGTTCTACCCGACGAGCGTCCTCGTCACGGGCTACGACATCCTGTTCTTCTGGGTCGCGCGCATGGAGCTCGCCGCCTACCAGTTCACGGACCGCAAGCCGTTCGACACGGTGGTGCTGCACGGCCTCGTGCTCGACGCCAACGGGCAGAAGATGTCCAAGTCGAAGGGCAACGGCATCGACCCGCTCCAGGTCATCGAGCAGCACGGCGCGGACGCCCTGCGCTTCGCGATGGGGTATGCGAGCACGGGCGGGCAGGACGTGCGCTGGGACGACCGGCGCGTGGAGATGGGCAGGAACTACGCCACCAAGCTCTGGAACGCCGCCCGGTTCGCCCTCCTCAACCTCCAAGGCGAGAGCCCGCGAGACGACGGGGGGGCGTTGCGCCCCGTCAAGCTGGCCGACCGGTGGATCTTGAGCCGCCTGCAACGCACGATTAGGGTCGTGACGGATGCGCTCGAGGCCTTCGACCTCGGGGCCGCCACGCGCGCGCTCTACGACTTCACCTGGTCGGAGTTCTGCGACTGGTACCTCGAGGCGGCCAAGCCGGCCCTCAAGGAGGCGGACGAGGCGACGCGCGCCACCCTGAGGCGGGTGCTCGAGGCCGTCCTCGCCATGCAGCACCCCCTCATGCCGTTCGTGACGTCCGAGCTGTACGCGGCCCTGGGGCACGAGGGCCAGCTCGCCCTCGCCGAATGGCCGCGCGGCGACGAGAGCCTGGTCGACCAGGCGGCCGAGGACGACTTCGCGCGCCTGCAAGGGGCGATCCAGGCGGTACGCAGCCTGCGCAGCGAGGCCGACCTGTCGCCCACCGCGCGGCTCGTCGTGAGCGTGGCTGGTGAGGGGGCGGCCCTGATCGAGCGCGAGGCGGCCGTGTTCGAGGCCGTGGCGCGCGCGCGGCCCGAGCCCCGCGCCGCCGACGCCGGTCCGAGCCTCACGAGCGCCCTGCCCGGGCTCGAGGTGCGCCTGCCCCTCGCCGGTCAGGTCGACGTGACCGAGTACCTCGCGCGGCAGCGGAAGCGGCTCGCGAGCCTCGAGGAGGAGCGCCTGCGCTCCGAGCGCAAGCTGGGCAACGAGAAGTTCGTGGCGAACGCGCCTGCCGAGGTCGTGGCAGAGGAGCGCCGCCGCGCGGCGGAGGCCGGGGAGCTGGCGGCGCGTTTGCGCTCGCTGTTGGCACGGTTGGGAGGCGATGAGGCTTGA
- a CDS encoding EVE domain-containing protein yields MARCWLVKSEPDCYSFDQLVADGRTAWEGVRNYQARNYMRDDMRVGDLVLYYHSSTAVPAVVGLAKVASEAYPDATQFDPANEYYDPKATAAAPRWYLVDLEPVRPLERPVTLEEMRADPRLESMQLLARGNRLSVMPVEPEHAKRVEELAAA; encoded by the coding sequence ATGGCACGCTGCTGGCTGGTCAAGTCCGAACCCGACTGCTACTCGTTCGACCAACTCGTCGCGGACGGCCGCACGGCCTGGGAGGGCGTCCGCAACTACCAGGCCCGCAACTACATGCGAGACGACATGCGGGTCGGCGACCTCGTCCTCTACTACCACTCGAGCACGGCGGTCCCTGCCGTCGTAGGGCTGGCCAAGGTCGCGTCCGAGGCTTACCCGGACGCCACGCAGTTCGACCCCGCCAACGAGTACTACGACCCGAAGGCGACGGCGGCGGCCCCGCGCTGGTACCTCGTCGACCTCGAGCCGGTCAGGCCGCTCGAACGACCGGTCACGCTCGAGGAGATGCGCGCAGACCCCCGCCTCGAGAGCATGCAGCTCCTCGCCCGCGGCAACCGCCTGAGCGTCATGCCCGTCGAGCCGGAGCACGCCAAGCGGGTCGAGGAGCTGGCGGCGGCCTGA